The Rhodamnia argentea isolate NSW1041297 chromosome 7, ASM2092103v1, whole genome shotgun sequence genome contains the following window.
CAATTTTATGGGAATCAAACAACTAAACAATGCCAAAAGTAAATCTCCCAAATAAAGAACCAATCATTGTCATCTCTTATTCCAACTTGCGAAGCACGGTACGAGGAAAAATACCCCTTTCGATAGTTCACGCTCATCACCAATGTGCATTGTCGTTTTTAaactattaatttgttcaatgccgtccattttatttaatattgcccttccattaattcaagtttagggtgAATATCGTATATTTTTATCTAGTTTAAGGAGTAGATTgaatatgtactaaaagttcagcGAATGCATTGAAAAGGTTGAAAGTTTAGGAACGATATTGCAAGTTAAaataaagttcggagatcatattgaataaattaaaagtttaagggcGACATTATACATtatatcaaagttcaaagatcatttaTATAATCtttacccccaaaaaaaaaaaatcatttatataaTCTCCATCCTTTGAATTTTGGCCCATCATATTCGTAGTCGATGACGATGGCACCTGTTTGGCAGCTTCCCAAATTATTCTTTTACGAGCTTTTCCAGGATGGTTCgcaatgcatgatctttttgttttttcttccgaTTCTCTGGTGCTCCTCTACGCACGTCGATCGACTTTGACTCATCGGCTGTCGAGTCCCACACTCGACTTCTTCAATCATACGTCAATCATATTTATTAGGCCCACCCCCAAGTCATTCAATTCACAATAATGCACAAGTAGTAGCAGTTTGGAGATTTATTCGTCTATGTGAGATTGACCAACTCATCGGTGAAATAAttaatattaaattatattttcatttaacaATTTAAACTATCGAAGCAGTTTAAATTATCGAAGTAATTAGTAgtgatctcacaaaatctcactttAAATCTTTCCGGATCTCTATTTACCTCCCAACTCATTCATATAATAACTTAGACTTTTAAAACAATTGGCAGTAACTATATCATCGCTCCTTTGTTTATGCTAGCTTTCTGATCCGATTCAATTCGTGACTTGCAAGTGCATGCAACAAACATTGCGATGCTAAAACAACTTATCTTTATTAGTAGTTATGCTTCCACATTGGTAGTATCGATGCGGGAAATTCACCTCATGTGGCAATGTTACCAATATAAGTTATCCTTTTCGACTAAAAGGTGCTCCAAGAAGCTTACGAGTTAGTCCGTGAAAATAATCGCACTGTCTTAGATTTATTATCGAGCAAGTACTATGTGCCAATGATTTGACTACAAAAACCACACAATTTGGCTTGTTGAcattttgtttcttcctttgaGCCCTCTGGCTGTGAAAATAATCGCATTGTTTCCTTCATGattattttctgaattaaaTATATCTCATTTCCTCATTATCGCTCTAAAGAGCCCTCCAATCACAACTTAACCACATGGCATTGTACCGGTACGTAAGAAAAAGGCATGAATCATATTACATCCGAATatgcaatttcaaaatttggaaacTTGAGATTTGTATTAATAAGGAATAGAGATTGGAAAagtcattattttttataagatttttttttaccaccttcAGGATGAAAAAGGAAGGTATGTTCAGACCGAATGCATCCCGCGAGTCTTCGGCCACATGTAAAGTCAAGTCGATCACCTTGCATGACGGGCCAAAGTCAATTGGACTGTTGACTTCTCAGCGACCATTCGCACAGCTTTTCCGTGTCTGATGCGTCCCACTTTTGCCTTCTCTCGTCATTATTTCGAGAAAGAAACAGGGCATCTTTATCTCTCTCATTCCACGTCTCAATGCCAAACCcttgattattttctttttatcggaAAGGGCGTAATTCATTGAAAGATGAATTAACATGATCTTTTCGGCTCTCATTTCAAATTGTCAAATTTCAATCTCCTAATCCACCCTTCTTGTCCCACCCCATAGCCGCCGGGGCGGGGCAAGGTTGGGTCTGAGGTCGCGGTGCAGCTGTGCCGGGGTGGCCCAAGTCAAGGTCGATTGAAACTTTAGATTGGTGGCCGTGCATAAAGTCTCCCTTTGTGCTTGCCTCCTACGTTGACCGACCTTGACTTTTCCGCCGACCAATCCcaatctcttccttctctcacACGTCCCATGTTGTGGTCGGCACACCCCAAATCACTCACATCCACACAAAGAGTTTGTAGTTTGAgagatttcttcttctctaaCCTTTACCTATCTTTCTATTTACATACTCAACACTAAACACTTAAATTTCTTACTTCATTCGTGTTCACTTCTCTCCCATTGAATGACCAATGACCAAAGAtcattttctcctccttttcctctttcttgttCTACATCAGTCACTTAGCATCGCCACAGAGAATAATCAGTGCACCAGCTCTTGCGGCGAGGTCACGAACATAAGCTTTCCGTTTCGGCTGAAGGGCGATCCGAAGATCTGCGGCGACTCTAAGTATGAGCTATCCTGCTTAAATAATCGGACCGTTTTGAGTTTGTATTCGGGTGAGTACTACGTACGGCACATCGACCATACCAACTACACGATCAGGGTTGCCGATGTAGGGATGAGAAAGGGCAATTGTTCGTCTCTTCCTCGCCGCTCCTTGTCGTGCGGCAACTTCAGCTACCAAGATCTGTATAGTGCTTGTGACTACAAGTCGTCCATGTTCTATGGTCGAGAGTTATCCAAGACCATCTCGATCGTGAACTGCACGCAGGCCGTTGATTCTCAGCTTTACATTGACTTTTCGTCATGCATTGATGAGGTCAAACTTTCGAATTTTTCTAGGGCAAGAAGGCGAATATATGCCATGGTCGATGCGAATGTCTCGAACGTGGAAACTGCATGCACTATAGAGCTTATGGCAATGATACCTTGGTGGGTCGATGGCAATAATCTTCGGTCCTATGCGCAAATCCATGTACAGATGGTTTATGGATTTGAGCTTTCCTGGATTCCAATTGTGGGTAAGGTGCATTGCAAAGGCCATTATGATTGGGACATCAACAGCAAGCGCCAAATTCAGTGCGGTAAGAACTTCTGACTTTGTtctgttttctcaaaaaaaaaaaaattataacaaaaaattatCTGATCAAAATCTGCTAAATTTGATCTAAACATGAGATTTATTAGAAAGCTATCGACGTTTGCATATATAATACTTCTCTGTTTCTGCAATATATTATAATGCTATCCACTTAAATATTCAGTCCAAAGAGGTTCCATCTGCAATATATTGCCCAATGTTTTAGGATTAAACCTttgtgtgaattttttttttttttttggtcagatttgTGTTGAATTGTAAATGTaatcatttcaatcaatttttgctGGATGCTGCTGACGGTTTAGTTATcctcggttgtcctacgtggcaaacCGCCACGTTAATGGTTTTCGAGGATAATGGTTGggaggactacattgaaatttatccgagaaatttaggactaaattaacaaaattgaaaaatttataactgTATGATTTATTAGtggttggacaattttcccattataTGTTTCCTTAACAAGTGCCTCATTTCATGTTCAACAAAGTCAATCAGTCTTATGATTGCGAATTCCACCAGTCAATCTCAGTGGATTGAACGGATATCATTGCTTGAGTATGCTCTAAATAAGTGTTGTATGTTTCCTTAATTCGCTGAGGATTCAGTCTCTTTTGCAGGAAAAGTTATCGATTACCTCCTCTTCTTTGTCGGCGAGCTTATGCTGATGATTTCGCTCTGTGGCATCGGTAACATTACTAAATGCACACATTTAACACACCCAAAAACTGGTTATTAGATTAATAACGTACCCACAATTTTCTTGTGCTTTCCCCAAATTACAGTGCCATTCATTGTTGTGAAGTTCATCGTGGGAGCCCCATGTGTGATGATGTTGCTAATACGCAAATGGAGGAGAAGGCACTTAGCAATGGATCAAAATGTTGAAGAATTTTTGCAGTCCAACAATAACTTCTTGCCAATACGGTACTCTTactcatacatcaagaaaatcacGGGCAATCTCAAGGACAAGCTAGGCGAGGGAGGATACGGTTCCGTTTTCAAAGGAAGACTCCGGAGCGGCCGCGAGGTGGCTGTGAAGATTCTGAAGAAGGGGAAAGCGAACGGGCGGGACTTCATCGGCGAAGTGGCTACCATCGGAAGAATTCACCATGTTAATGTGGTTGGACTTATTGGGTTTTGCTTCGAGGGCTCGAAACAAGCTCTTGTTTACGATTTCATGCACAATGGGTCTTTGGATAAGCGCATTTTTTCACGAGGACAAGTGACTACCCTTGATTGCAACGAAGTGTACAGGATTGCTCTTGAAGTGGCTAGAGGGATTGAGTATCTTCATCGAGGATGCGACATGCAAATTCTACACTTTGATATTaagcctcacaacattcttctcgatagggatttcaacccaaaaatttctgacTTTGGGCTTGCCAAACTGTATCCCACGAACCACAACACCGTATCTATGACTGCCGCAAGAGGAACTTTCGGATACATGGCTCCAGAGCTGGTCTACGGGAATCTCGGGGGCATCTCCTACAAAGCCGATGTTTACGGTTTCGGCAAATTGTTAATGGAAATGGCCAGTGGAAGGAAGAATCTGGATGCAGAAGCAGAGTATTCGAGCCGGATTTACTTTCCTTTATGGGTTCATGACCGAATCAGTGAAGGATTGGACGTTCCGGGGGAGCAAGTTAGCCAGGAGGATGGGAGTCTTGTAAAGAAGATGATAATAATTGCTCTTTGGTGCATTCAATTGAATCCGAGCAATCGTCCTTCGATGTATAAAGTCCTGGAAATGCTGGAAGGAGAAGTAGATGACCTACGAATGCCTCCGAAGCCACTCTTTTGTCCAGCAGAATAATCAACAAGGGAGGATGGAACTTGGACTGACAATGCCCAAGTGACTAGTTCCACTTCAACAGCTAGTGCAATAACTTAAGAAGATTCTCATCCTTTGCATTCCAGTACTAACATTACACAAGCATAGACACGTATTGAATGATGTTTTATGCGTACCTCCCCCTTTCATTACCACGGATTGTATATGTTTACCGTTATCATATTAAATGACTATGTTTACTGTTATCATATTAAAGATATCATTAATCATACTTTGGACTTTCGGAGCAAGTTCGGGTTTCGTAGTCTTTACTTCAAAACTAATTAGCACGCAGCCTGCGATTCGCGTAGCTTCATGGCTCTCCAATCGCTATATACGCATGGCTTTGTTGCGCACCAATTATGCTTCGATTAATGTCGAAAAATGATGGATGTAGAGATCATAAGATCTTCGAACAGATGATAAACAACTTCGGTTTAGAGGAATTAAGGAGGGGTGGGGGAATGCGACACATACACCTACACAATAGATGGTGGAGACTCTCATTAACCTTTTTATGCCATCGAAAATtagtttaaaactaaatcaaCGACTAGTGGGAGACATCAGAAGATGATTCTTCCGTTAATACCAGTAATAAATGAGTTTAATTACattattatttctttaattGGGTTGCTAAGAAATTAAGTGGTAAATGTGCACTTGAGAATGATATAAGTTTTGCGTTTCAGATTCACTATCTAAGCTATGGCGTCTGCAGGAAACTTAATTAGCAAGGAAGATATATGTCATTCTTGTTAAAACTAGACTTGAGTATTATACTAGATTTTAAATTCATCCGCGATGCAGATGAGTATTGTCAAATTCAGTTTTCAGCATCGTGTCATGCCAAAGATAAATttcggctcacttaagtgccaactttttttttaaaaaacgatcacttaagtgcaaattttatcttaaaaaacgACCACTTAAGTGGCAACTCCGATCTGCTTAGTAAAAAAATCATATGTGGTATTTGTTATTAATAAATTAAGTCTACATGACTCATTGAAGGATCCAATCAATAGTAAAAAAAACATtcgaaattaaaatatatattgaaaatcATTAGGCtaaaagatttttaaaaaaaaagtgacaaaaaaggaaagttttTCTTCTAATTTGGTAATGAAGTGagtcaacaaaaaattttgatattgaagTGAGCGGAGTAGGTAAATTTGGGCGCTTTTAATGTCCTTTTGCCCAAATACTTCCTACAATCATTATTAAGCAATATATCCCTCTTTGAACGAACCACGAACAGGCAAGGGCCCACAAAATCCCATTTTGATAATGAATGTGAGATATTACAAGTTTTATTGATTTAATTTCTGAGGTTTTAAGGTTGACTTTTTCCAATTGGCTCCTTAACGAGAAGCCCAATCATCATACGATTTTCATGTAAATATTGCTGtgaatttaattttgtcatttttaaaaatgacattcATGCACTTTTTATTTAAGGAGTGAGGAAAGAGAATCGAACGGTGAGTCGCATCATTTTTACGATTTCACTGCTTTTTACTTGGCCGGATACGATATAACAAAAAGGTTAGGGGACCAAATCCGAAATAATAGAAAGGTCGTGTCCTTGGACGCAAATGTCGCCTCGCTATTGCTTCCTTCCGCTCGTCTCTTTGCTTTAGCGAGGGAGGTCGCTTCTAGACCCGAACCCAGTGAACCAAAAAAGGCTCATCacattctgattctgattcttgTTCAGCGGTCTCTCTCGTGATCTTATCGAGATCTCTCTCGTCTTTTCTAGATTCCATCACCATTCTCTTTTCTTGGGCGATAGCTTCTCGAGTCGCAGTCCCAATCGACACTTGCGtgaagaagaaggcgatgaGCGGCGGAGGCGAACCGGAGGCGGCGCGGCGCGGCACGTGCGTGGTGGGGACGCCGGTGGAGCCGCGGGCGCATCCCGCCAACCAGCACGCCGCCACGTGGGTCGCCGGCGAGGCTCGCCCCGCGAGCTCTCACTCCGGCTACTTGAATGCCACCCCGAGCGGCTCGGCCTCCGGCTTCGTCAACCTCAACCAAAGCGGCGGCGAGAACCCGTACGTCCACGTCGCTCCGGCGAATGGTTCCGCGCCGTCTGGCAGGAGTGAGTCTATCGAGGGCGTATTTTTCGCGTCTGTAGTTTTGTTATGGTTGATGATTAGGCTTTCAGGATGGTGTTGATGAGGCCGACGCTTTGCTGGTGTTTGCAGGGCCGATGAACAAGATATGCGACGCGTTGAACCGGTGTGGGAAGAGGTTCGAAGATGCCACGCGAAAAGCAGAGTCGCTCGCGGACAATGTCTGGCATCACCGTGAGTTTCCTATACACTTTTTCTCTCGGTAAACATGTCAATATAATCTGATAGAAACGTTTTGGATTTACAAGTGGAGACGCAGAAAGATTGCTTGCTTGCATATATTTCTTCTCTGTTTCTGCAATCTATGAATGCTAACGAAGTAATTATTCAGTCCAAACAGTTTGGCTCTTTGCTCTTAGTTGACGTCGTTTGTTGAGCATGGTGGCCTCACAACGTTGCGGTCCTGTTTCTTTGGAATTCATTTCAAACATCAGTCATTGGCTTATTTTGCAACTACCATAGGAACAACGATACATGCTTTTATATACTGTGCATATAATTCGTCAATCAGCAGTTGAGTGGATCAAGTCCCATGATTATTTATCTAGAGGAGACTCAACTTTAATGTGCAGTGCGATCTTCGGTGCTTGTTCTTTCGGCAATCTATGTCAATTTGATCTATAACAAATTGCCGAATAAGTAACAGGGTACTTCCATGGAGCACATGGCTAGTATTCCATCATATTCTGAGGCTATCAGGACCCCTTGGGTTCTTTGCGGGACTGAACATTGGACTAGATAGTTTATTATCTCTTGCCCTACATCTTTTCtgtgtaaaaaagaaaaattagcttTTGTCCTGTAAGAGGAAGCACCGCAGCAGTTGGATAAGCTTGGCTCTGGCCTTTTGTCCGATTTTAGTTTATTTGTGAGAGACAAAGCCCATAATCTCTTTGATTCTTGTCTCCTCACGGTTTGTAATAGATTGAAGTGTGATGTCAAGAACTCCCTACTCTTGCCTGACCTAGACTAATTGGTAATTGTGCTATGTTTGTGTTGAAACAGTTAGAACTAGCCCCAGCATCACAGACGCAGCAATGGCTCGACTTGCTCAGGGGACAAAAGTGCTCACTGAGGGGGGACATGAAAAGGTATTTCACCATACGTTTGAGATACTGCCAGGAGAGAAGCTCCTGAAGGCGTATGCTTGCTATCTATCCACTTCCACCGGGCCTGTCATTGGGACACTGTATTTGTCAAACAAGAGACTGGCCTTCTGTAGTGATAACCCTCTTTGCCAATACTCTCCCTCAGGGCAGCAACAGTGGATGTATTACAAGGTAACCTGTTCCAATCTTCCTGCAATTGCATTTAATCTGGATTGCCATTTCAAATTGTTAAGCACTGCGCCTTTGTCGGATTCATGATCAGTTTGTGATGCATTACAAAATTCGTAGTCTGAGTTATTATTGTCATTTCCCCTCTCGTGACTACCCTGAGTTATTATTATCGTTTCCCCTCTTGGGCGAACCTTTGCTGGAAAGAACCTTCATTTTACTCATCGACTGTATTACTTCACTGAACcttggatcatttttttttttttttgtcattcttttcttATCTAAGCATGAAGCATCCGAATGTAGTGAAACGTACTGTGGGAAAAGTTTGTCGAGCTCTGCTGAGCTTCACTCTCCAACCATCAGTTTTTAAAGTGCTTCATCCTGATTGACTGTCTAGGTGGTTCTGTTGCTGGATCAGTTGAGCGCTGTTAGTCCTTCTTCAAACAGGTTGAATCCTTCCGAAAAGTACATCCAGGTCGTTACGCGGGATGGTTATGAATTCTGGTTCATGGGTTTTATATCGTACGATAAGGCTCTGAGGAACATAAATGAGGCTTTACAGCACTATCGTGACGATAACATGGGTGGAAGGATCCAAGTACAATAACTCGCCAGATTGGGGAGGAGATATCCGACTGCTATGGATACCCAATGTCTAATGTTTTACTTTCCAATGCAAAATAACATACGATAAAGCTTTCATCGTCCCAAAAAGGATCCCTAAAGCTTTCTTGAATACTGCTCTTGTTAGACACGCCTGAATGACTATGGCCAGTCATTTCCGGTACCCATAAATGCCAATGGGCTGAGAAATGTCGGGAGTGACCAATGCATGCATTGGAAGCTTCTTGTTTTAGTGTTATTTTGGCATTGATTTGTAGATAGTCATATGTTGTATCGCTGGCTGCTGTATGCAATCTTTCTTGCCTTGTAGAAATGGGACTTCAACAGTAACATTTCCTTTTAACACGGTTGCAGCAGGTAATTATATTCTTTGAAGCAGCTATCGGAGCTCGTTTCTTCCATTTTCCCTTTGATTAATTGGGTTGTTCAGTTATGGCAGCTGGCTTCTGACAGCACTGTAGCTGATAATGACAATTATAGTCTGAATCACGTTTTGCAA
Protein-coding sequences here:
- the LOC125315847 gene encoding LEAF RUST 10 DISEASE-RESISTANCE LOCUS RECEPTOR-LIKE PROTEIN KINASE-like 2.7, encoding MTKDHFLLLFLFLVLHQSLSIATENNQCTSSCGEVTNISFPFRLKGDPKICGDSKYELSCLNNRTVLSLYSGEYYVRHIDHTNYTIRVADVGMRKGNCSSLPRRSLSCGNFSYQDLYSACDYKSSMFYGRELSKTISIVNCTQAVDSQLYIDFSSCIDEVKLSNFSRARRRIYAMVDANVSNVETACTIELMAMIPWWVDGNNLRSYAQIHVQMVYGFELSWIPIVGKVHCKGHYDWDINSKRQIQCGKNF
- the LOC115732902 gene encoding rust resistance kinase Lr10-like, which gives rise to MVFEDNGKVIDYLLFFVGELMLMISLCGIVPFIVVKFIVGAPCVMMLLIRKWRRRHLAMDQNVEEFLQSNNNFLPIRYSYSYIKKITGNLKDKLGEGGYGSVFKGRLRSGREVAVKILKKGKANGRDFIGEVATIGRIHHVNVVGLIGFCFEGSKQALVYDFMHNGSLDKRIFSRGQVTTLDCNEVYRIALEVARGIEYLHRGCDMQILHFDIKPHNILLDRDFNPKISDFGLAKLYPTNHNTVSMTAARGTFGYMAPELVYGNLGGISYKADVYGFGKLLMEMASGRKNLDAEAEYSSRIYFPLWVHDRISEGLDVPGEQVSQEDGSLVKKMIIIALWCIQLNPSNRPSMYKVLEMLEGEVDDLRMPPKPLFCPAE
- the LOC115732903 gene encoding GEM-like protein 2 isoform X2, which produces MSGGGEPEAARRGTCVVGTPVEPRAHPANQHAATWVAGEARPASSHSGYLNATPSGSASGFVNLNQSGGENPYVHVAPANGSAPSGRRNKICDALNRCGKRFEDATRKAESLADNVWHHLRTSPSITDAAMARLAQGTKVLTEGGHEKVFHHTFEILPGEKLLKAYACYLSTSTGPVIGTLYLSNKRLAFCSDNPLCQYSPSGQQQWMYYKVVLLLDQLSAVSPSSNRLNPSEKYIQVVTRDGYEFWFMGFISYDKALRNINEALQHYRDDNMGGRIQVQ
- the LOC115732903 gene encoding GEM-like protein 2 isoform X1, which codes for MSGGGEPEAARRGTCVVGTPVEPRAHPANQHAATWVAGEARPASSHSGYLNATPSGSASGFVNLNQSGGENPYVHVAPANGSAPSGRRPMNKICDALNRCGKRFEDATRKAESLADNVWHHLRTSPSITDAAMARLAQGTKVLTEGGHEKVFHHTFEILPGEKLLKAYACYLSTSTGPVIGTLYLSNKRLAFCSDNPLCQYSPSGQQQWMYYKVVLLLDQLSAVSPSSNRLNPSEKYIQVVTRDGYEFWFMGFISYDKALRNINEALQHYRDDNMGGRIQVQ